The DNA window GCCGGCGATCGCCGCCATCGGCTGGGGCACGGTCCCCAGCGGCACGCACTTCGGGGACTGACATGCTAACCCGCTTCAAAACCCTCTTCGCCCGCCCCGCCGTCGACCTGGCCAGCGCGGCGCGTCCGTTGTTTGACGAGGTGGCGCCCATCGCGGGCGGCGCGGACATCACGCGCGGGATCGTCGACGGCCTGCCGCTGCTGGCCTCGCAAGACCCGCTGGCGGGGCGCGACGGCGGGCTGCCGCTCGATACCTACGTGGCCGCGCTGACCGATCATCAGGTGTTCAGCGCCCTGCAACAGCGCCGCCTGGCGGTGGTCAGCACCGAATGGGAGGTGCTGCCCGGCGGCACCCGGCTCGCGGACCAGAAAGCGGCCGAGCTGATTCGCGCGCTGCTCGCCGCGCTGCCCTGGGATCAGATCACCGCCAAGATGCACCACGGCATCTACTTCGGCCAGGGCGTGGCGGAATGCCTGTGGATGCGCGACGGCGCCAGCGTGGTGCCGGAGGCCATCCGGGTGCGCGACCCGCGCCGCTTCGGCTACCGTCCGGACGGCGCCCAGGTGCTCCTGACCGCCACCAACCCGCTCGGCGACGCGCTGCCCGCGCGCAAGTTCTGGACCTTTCGCACCGGCGCCTTCCATGACGACGAGCCCTACGGCATGGGCATCGGGCACTGGATCTACTGGCCGGTGCAGTTCAAGCGCGGCGTGGCCAAGCTGTGGCTGATCAACCTGGACAAATACGCCAGCCCCACCGCCGCCGGGCATTTCCCGCCCACCGCCGGGGAGGACGAGAAGGCCAAGCTGCTGGCCGCCCTGACCGCCATCCGCAGTCAGGCCGCTATCATCATGCCCGAGGGCTACGACGCCGAGCTGCTCAGCGCCGGGCGCTCCGGCGCGGCGGATTACCGCGAGGCCGCCGGCTATTGGGACGCCGCCATCAGCAAGGTGATCCTCGGGCACAGCGCCGGCGCCGACAGCACGCCCGGGCGCCTGGGCGGGGAGGACAACGCCGGCGAGGTGCGCGCGGACCTGGTCAAGGCCGATGCCGACGTGCTCTGTGCCAGCGCCAATCTCAGTTGGGTGAAGTGGGTCACCGAGTGGTCCATCCCCGGCGCCGTGCCGCCGACGATCTGGCGGCGCACCGAGGAAGACGAAGACCTCGGCCAGCGCGCCGAGCGCGACGCCAAGCTCTTCGTTCTGGGCTACCGCCCGACCCTGGACCAGATCGTCGCGACCTATGGCGGGGATTGGGAGGCGGTGGGGGCGGGGACGGATGGCGCCGCGGGCGACGCCGGCGCCACGATTCCGCCGGAAGCCCTGAACGCTTACGCCATGGGGATCGATCGGCTGGCCGCCCTGCTGCCGATCCCACAGCAATACATCCGCGACGTCGTGGGCATCCCCGCGCCGCGCGGCGGCGAGGCCGTGCTGGTCGCGGCGCCCAAGGAGTCCTTGGAAAGCGCTCGGGACATCAAGGACGGCAATGACCAGATTCGCGGCGCGCCCACGACGGACCTGGCCGCGCCCGCAGACCCGCCGGACCCCATCGCTCGCCAACTTGAGCGCCTGGCGTTCGAGGCCGCGTCGCTGGTCGACGCCGGGCTGCTCGCGGTCATCCGCCGCGAGCTGGACGCCGCGCCCGATCTGGCGACGTTTAACGCCCGGTTACTGACCCTGTATCCGGAGTTGAACGGCGCCGATCTGACCGAGTTGCTCGGGCAGGCATTCCTGGCCGGCGAACTGGCCGGGCGGGTGGAGGCCGACGCATGAGCGCCAACCCCTGCGCCCACTTCGTC is part of the Thiocystis violascens DSM 198 genome and encodes:
- a CDS encoding DUF935 domain-containing protein, translated to MLTRFKTLFARPAVDLASAARPLFDEVAPIAGGADITRGIVDGLPLLASQDPLAGRDGGLPLDTYVAALTDHQVFSALQQRRLAVVSTEWEVLPGGTRLADQKAAELIRALLAALPWDQITAKMHHGIYFGQGVAECLWMRDGASVVPEAIRVRDPRRFGYRPDGAQVLLTATNPLGDALPARKFWTFRTGAFHDDEPYGMGIGHWIYWPVQFKRGVAKLWLINLDKYASPTAAGHFPPTAGEDEKAKLLAALTAIRSQAAIIMPEGYDAELLSAGRSGAADYREAAGYWDAAISKVILGHSAGADSTPGRLGGEDNAGEVRADLVKADADVLCASANLSWVKWVTEWSIPGAVPPTIWRRTEEDEDLGQRAERDAKLFVLGYRPTLDQIVATYGGDWEAVGAGTDGAAGDAGATIPPEALNAYAMGIDRLAALLPIPQQYIRDVVGIPAPRGGEAVLVAAPKESLESARDIKDGNDQIRGAPTTDLAAPADPPDPIARQLERLAFEAASLVDAGLLAVIRRELDAAPDLATFNARLLTLYPELNGADLTELLGQAFLAGELAGRVEADA